The following proteins are encoded in a genomic region of Mycobacterium kiyosense:
- the menC gene encoding o-succinylbenzoate synthase: MPSSTTVDDLLDRLHVVALPMRVRFRGITTREVALIEGPAGWGEFGAFVEYGPPEAAHWLASAVEAAYSEPPPVRRHRIPINATVPAVSAAEVPDVLARFPGAGTAKVKVAEPGQSLADDVERVNAVRQLVPIVRVDANGGWSVPQAARAAAALTADGALEYLEQPCATVPELAELRRLVEVPIAADESIRKADDPLAVVRAGAADIAVLKVAPLGGISAMLSIAAQIDIPIVVSSALDSAVGIGYGLTAAAALPELCHACGLGTGRLFLDDVADVVEPVDGCLPVGPVTPDPARLQALAAPPERRQWWIDRVKDCYPLLVPSVE, translated from the coding sequence GTGCCTTCGTCGACCACCGTGGATGACCTGCTGGACCGGCTGCATGTCGTGGCGCTGCCCATGCGGGTGCGCTTCCGCGGCATCACCACCCGGGAAGTGGCGCTCATCGAGGGGCCGGCGGGCTGGGGGGAGTTCGGCGCGTTCGTCGAATATGGACCGCCCGAGGCCGCGCACTGGCTGGCCTCGGCGGTCGAGGCCGCCTACAGCGAGCCGCCGCCGGTGCGACGCCACCGGATACCCATCAACGCCACCGTGCCCGCCGTCAGTGCCGCCGAGGTGCCCGACGTGCTGGCGCGCTTTCCCGGCGCGGGTACCGCCAAGGTGAAGGTCGCCGAGCCCGGACAGTCCCTGGCCGACGACGTCGAGCGGGTGAACGCGGTCCGCCAACTGGTGCCCATCGTCCGAGTCGATGCCAACGGCGGCTGGAGCGTGCCGCAGGCCGCGCGGGCCGCCGCGGCCCTGACGGCCGACGGTGCGCTGGAGTACCTCGAACAGCCCTGTGCGACGGTGCCCGAGCTCGCCGAGCTGCGTCGCCTGGTCGAGGTGCCGATCGCCGCCGACGAGAGCATCCGCAAGGCCGACGACCCGCTGGCCGTGGTGCGTGCCGGCGCCGCCGACATAGCGGTGCTCAAAGTTGCTCCGCTGGGCGGCATTTCGGCGATGCTGTCGATCGCGGCGCAGATCGACATCCCGATCGTGGTGTCCAGTGCGCTGGATTCGGCAGTCGGTATCGGCTACGGCCTGACCGCCGCCGCGGCGTTGCCGGAGTTGTGTCATGCCTGCGGTTTGGGCACGGGCAGGTTGTTCCTGGACGACGTTGCCGACGTAGTCGAGCCCGTCGACGGCTGCCTTCCGGTCGGCCCGGTGACGCCGGACCCGGCGCGGCTGCAGGCGCTGGCCGCACCGCCGGAACGCCGGCAGTGGTGGATCGACCGGGTCAAAGACTGCTACCCGTTGCTTGTACCGTCGGTCGAGTGA
- the bpoC gene encoding putative non-heme bromoperoxidase BpoC: MINLAYDDKGTGEPVVFISGRGGAGRTWHLHQVPAFLAAGYRCVTFDNRGIGATENASGFVTQTMVADTAALIESLDLGPARIVGVSMGSFIAQELMVVRSELVSSAVLMATRGRLDRTRQFFHRAEVDLDASGVALPATVDAKNRLLENFSRKTLNDDAAVEDWIAMFSMWPTKVTPGYRCQLDIAPQTNRLPAYRNIAAPVLVIGFSDDVITPAYLGREVADALPNGRYLQIPDTGHLGFLERPEAVNAAMLKFFAGVKA, from the coding sequence GTGATCAACCTGGCTTACGACGACAAGGGGACCGGTGAGCCGGTTGTCTTCATCTCCGGGCGGGGCGGCGCCGGCCGGACCTGGCATCTGCACCAGGTGCCGGCATTCCTGGCGGCCGGATATCGCTGCGTCACGTTCGACAATCGGGGGATCGGCGCCACCGAGAACGCCAGCGGCTTCGTCACGCAGACCATGGTCGCCGACACCGCGGCGCTGATCGAATCGCTGGACCTCGGGCCCGCCCGCATCGTCGGGGTGTCGATGGGCTCGTTCATCGCCCAGGAGCTGATGGTCGTTCGCTCCGAGCTGGTCAGCTCGGCGGTGCTGATGGCCACCCGCGGCCGGCTGGATCGCACGCGGCAGTTCTTCCACCGGGCCGAGGTCGACCTGGACGCGTCCGGTGTCGCGCTTCCGGCCACCGTGGACGCGAAAAACCGCCTGCTGGAAAACTTTTCGCGCAAGACGCTCAACGACGACGCCGCCGTCGAAGACTGGATCGCGATGTTCAGCATGTGGCCGACCAAGGTCACGCCGGGCTACCGCTGTCAGCTCGATATCGCCCCGCAGACCAATCGGCTGCCGGCCTACCGCAACATCGCCGCGCCGGTGCTGGTAATCGGTTTCTCCGACGACGTGATCACGCCGGCCTATCTGGGACGCGAGGTCGCCGACGCGCTGCCCAACGGGCGTTATCTGCAAATCCCCGACACCGGGCATCTCGGGTTTCTGGAGCGGCCGGAGGCGGTCAATGCCGCGATGCTGAAGTTCTTTGCGGGGGTCAAGGCCTAG
- a CDS encoding alpha/beta hydrolase — protein sequence MRRSTRLGLTVAAAPLAAAGVAGAGEVARAVTAARRGITTREGVPVPQPSVGLAVAAALDAMIAGPMPLLSSLGSAEHYAAASAELDHAVGYYRDAGWFDDLARRHPPPHAPDDVSLQRLPHGVELAWFDSGWRPAPGEPGAERWLHDGADERVPVRLLRHPGPPRPWLVAVHGQGMGRSSDVKMLRVRRLHEELGINVALPVLPKHGPRACGFSPYQQFASNIFATNNVLGLTQAVWDVRRLLRWLRDDQQAPQVGVLGVSLGAYVVSLLSTLDGDLACLIAVVPTSDLAASLAAAAPLTPAKRRLHRQLHDDRSALVHRVVSPLAGPCLVPHERRHIVAGQVDAIAPPRGAAQLWRHWDEPSITWRPRGHVTAWRDRDYDDHIAAVLTSCGLRH from the coding sequence GTGAGACGGTCGACCCGGCTGGGTCTGACCGTCGCGGCCGCACCCTTGGCGGCGGCCGGGGTGGCCGGCGCCGGCGAGGTCGCGCGGGCGGTGACCGCTGCCCGACGCGGCATCACCACGCGCGAGGGCGTGCCGGTTCCGCAGCCGTCGGTCGGCCTCGCAGTGGCGGCCGCCCTCGACGCCATGATCGCGGGCCCGATGCCGCTGCTGTCCTCACTAGGGTCAGCCGAGCATTACGCGGCGGCATCGGCCGAGCTCGACCACGCTGTCGGGTACTACCGCGACGCCGGCTGGTTCGACGACCTGGCGCGCCGGCACCCGCCCCCGCACGCGCCCGACGACGTGTCACTACAGCGCCTACCGCACGGGGTCGAGCTCGCGTGGTTCGACAGCGGCTGGCGGCCCGCACCGGGCGAACCGGGTGCCGAGCGCTGGCTGCATGACGGCGCCGACGAGAGGGTGCCGGTCCGGCTGCTCCGCCACCCCGGCCCACCGCGGCCGTGGCTCGTCGCCGTGCACGGACAGGGGATGGGACGGTCGTCGGACGTCAAAATGCTGCGCGTGCGGCGCCTGCACGAGGAGCTCGGCATCAACGTCGCCCTCCCGGTACTCCCCAAGCACGGCCCGCGCGCCTGCGGCTTCTCCCCCTACCAGCAGTTCGCCTCCAACATCTTCGCGACAAACAACGTGCTGGGGCTCACCCAAGCGGTGTGGGACGTCCGCCGGCTGCTGCGATGGTTGCGCGACGACCAGCAGGCGCCACAGGTCGGCGTGCTGGGTGTGTCGCTGGGCGCCTACGTGGTCAGCCTGCTGTCGACGCTGGACGGCGACCTCGCCTGCCTGATCGCAGTCGTGCCGACCAGCGACCTGGCCGCGTCGCTGGCCGCGGCGGCGCCGCTAACACCCGCCAAGCGCCGGTTGCACCGCCAGCTGCACGACGATCGGTCAGCGCTGGTGCATCGGGTGGTGTCGCCGCTGGCCGGACCTTGCCTCGTCCCGCACGAGCGGCGTCACATCGTGGCCGGGCAGGTCGACGCGATCGCCCCGCCGCGCGGCGCCGCGCAACTCTGGCGGCACTGGGACGAGCCGTCGATCACCTGGCGCCCGCGCGGTCACGTCACCGCATGGCGCGACCGGGACTACGACGACCACATCGCCGCCGTGCTCACATCGTGCGGGCTGCGACACTGA
- a CDS encoding protein kinase, translating into MPLRDGDVFAGYTILRLLGSGGMGEVYLAQHPRLPRLEALKILPASLTGDAEFRQRFNREADLAATLWHPHAHRRSARPRRVRRPAVWITMDYVEGTDAARLLQEAGSGGLPQRQVLEIVAAVADALDYAHQRNLLHRDVKPANILLTGAQTDQQRILLADFGIARRADEISGLTATNVTVGSIAYAAPEQLTGQPLDGRADQYALAATAFHLLTGVAPYESSNAAVIIGKHLTAPPPVLAEHRPELAPLDAVLTKAMAKDSAQRYARCQDFAQALAAAAATDVAPQRQPATQPAPVWPPVEPAPRAAAPWPVPDQPPPHPRAPWQPGPPPPWQPAPYPAPARVRWPAIVVPLVLAVLLLGAVSFAATQVLRPRAQASTATPQWQPYVDYAKQFTVWLTSLNSQSAASDIQRIIDGSTGEFLNDFANRRADFTQSVIDSKVDSQGTVNGAAFESFEGTSAYVLVAATSKVTNSSGANQDPRNWRLRLKVEHIGTGYKVSKVEFVP; encoded by the coding sequence ATGCCGCTACGCGATGGCGACGTCTTTGCCGGTTACACGATTCTGCGCCTGCTGGGCTCCGGCGGCATGGGCGAGGTGTACCTGGCGCAGCACCCCAGGCTGCCGCGATTAGAAGCGCTGAAGATTCTGCCCGCGTCGCTCACCGGCGACGCGGAATTCCGGCAGCGGTTCAACCGCGAGGCCGACCTGGCGGCCACGCTGTGGCACCCGCACGCACATCGTCGGTCTGCACGACCGCGGCGAGTTCGACGACCAGCTGTGTGGATCACCATGGACTACGTCGAGGGCACCGACGCGGCACGCTTACTGCAGGAAGCCGGCTCCGGCGGGCTGCCGCAACGACAAGTGCTGGAAATCGTTGCCGCCGTCGCCGACGCGCTGGACTACGCACACCAGCGCAACCTGCTGCATCGCGACGTCAAACCGGCCAATATCCTGCTCACCGGAGCGCAGACCGATCAACAGCGAATCCTGTTGGCGGACTTCGGAATTGCCCGTCGCGCTGACGAAATCAGCGGTCTGACGGCAACCAACGTGACGGTCGGATCGATCGCCTACGCGGCGCCCGAACAGTTGACGGGCCAGCCGCTGGACGGTCGCGCGGACCAATATGCGTTGGCCGCCACAGCTTTTCACCTGCTGACCGGCGTTGCACCCTACGAGTCCTCCAACGCGGCGGTGATCATCGGCAAACACCTCACCGCCCCGCCGCCGGTGCTGGCCGAACACCGCCCCGAGTTGGCGCCGCTGGACGCGGTGCTGACCAAGGCGATGGCCAAGGATTCCGCGCAGAGATATGCGCGATGTCAGGATTTCGCGCAGGCGCTGGCGGCCGCGGCAGCGACGGATGTTGCGCCGCAGCGTCAACCGGCGACGCAGCCGGCGCCGGTGTGGCCGCCGGTCGAGCCGGCGCCCCGGGCCGCCGCGCCGTGGCCGGTGCCCGATCAGCCACCGCCACACCCGAGGGCTCCCTGGCAGCCGGGGCCACCGCCGCCCTGGCAGCCGGCGCCATATCCCGCGCCGGCCCGGGTGCGGTGGCCGGCGATCGTGGTGCCGTTGGTGCTAGCGGTGCTGCTGCTCGGCGCGGTCAGCTTCGCGGCGACGCAGGTTTTGCGTCCGCGGGCGCAGGCGTCCACCGCGACGCCGCAGTGGCAACCGTATGTCGACTACGCCAAGCAGTTCACCGTCTGGCTGACCAGTTTGAACTCACAGTCCGCCGCCAGTGACATTCAGCGCATCATCGACGGCTCGACCGGCGAATTCCTCAACGACTTCGCAAATCGCAGAGCCGATTTCACCCAGTCGGTGATCGACTCCAAAGTGGACAGTCAAGGCACCGTTAACGGCGCCGCATTCGAATCGTTCGAGGGTACGTCAGCTTACGTTCTTGTCGCCGCAACATCGAAAGTCACCAATAGTTCCGGCGCAAACCAGGATCCCCGAAATTGGCGGTTGCGGTTGAAAGTTGAGCACATCGGCACCGGCTACAAAGTTTCCAAAGTGGAGTTCGTGCCGTGA
- a CDS encoding hypothetical protein (frameshifted, insertion at around 916691) yields MSALLADAKVPVFALTTGPRWPDVSGNSQATGTRAVTTGTPDPAWLRRCAELNAKALAAVRGQLADHPLTTGLHVAAAVSDGLRPGDQLVLGASNPVRDMALVGLDTHGIRVRSNRGVAGIDGTVSTAIGAALAHERAHHGRTVALIGDLTFVHDSSGLLIGPTEPVPRDLTIVVSNDNGGGIFELLEQGDPRFSDVSSRVFGTPHDVDVGALCRAYHVESRQIEVDQLAPALSEPAGGMRVLEVKADRSSLRQLHAAIRAAL; encoded by the coding sequence GTGTCGGCGTTGCTGGCCGACGCCAAGGTGCCGGTTTTCGCGTTGACGACGGGACCGCGCTGGCCCGACGTATCCGGTAATTCGCAGGCCACCGGCACCCGTGCGGTCACCACCGGCACCCCCGACCCGGCCTGGTTGCGCCGCTGCGCGGAGCTGAACGCAAAAGCGCTGGCCGCGGTGCGCGGGCAACTCGCCGATCATCCGCTGACCACGGGACTGCACGTCGCCGCCGCCGTCAGCGACGGGCTGCGCCCCGGGGACCAACTGGTGCTGGGCGCCTCCAACCCGGTGCGCGACATGGCGCTGGTCGGGTTGGACACCCACGGCATCCGGGTGCGCTCCAATCGCGGTGTCGCCGGGATCGACGGGACGGTGTCCACCGCGATCGGGGCGGCGCTGGCCCACGAGCGGGCCCACCACGGGCGCACCGTCGCACTCATCGGGGACCTCACGTTCGTGCACGACAGCTCCGGGCTGCTGATCGGGCCCACCGAGCCGGTTCCGCGGGATCTGACCATCGTGGTGTCCAACGACAACGGCGGCGGCATCTTCGAGCTGCTCGAGCAGGGCGACCCGCGCTTCTCCGACGTGTCGTCGCGGGTGTTCGGCACCCCGCACGACGTCGACGTCGGCGCGTTGTGCCGCGCGTACCACGTGGAGAGCCGCCAGATCGAGGTCGACCAGCTGGCGCCGGCGTTGAGCGAGCCGGCCGGCGGGATGCGGGTGCTGGAAGTGAAAGCCGACCGCTCGTCGCTTCGGCAGCTGCATGCCGCCATCCGGGCCGCCTTATGA
- a CDS encoding hypothetical protein (frameshifted, insertion at around 916691) → MNPSTTQASIVVDELIRGGVRDVVLCPGSRNAPLAFALQDADRSGRIRLHVRIDERTAGFLAIGLAIGADAPVCIAMTSGTAVANLGPAVVEANYARVPLIVLSANRPYELLGTGANQTMEQLGYFGTQVRATISLGLAEDRPSSIAALNATWRSATCRVLAAATGSRSANAGPVQFDIPLREPLVPDREPHGPATPAGRPDGKPWTYTPPVTFDQPLDIDLTPDTVVIAGHGAGVHPNLAELPTVAEPTAPAPVSGGNPLHPLALPLLRPKQVIMLGRPTPAPSGVGVAGRRQGAGFRVDDGTALARRIR, encoded by the coding sequence GTGAATCCCTCGACGACTCAGGCCAGCATCGTCGTCGACGAATTGATCCGCGGCGGGGTCCGCGACGTGGTGCTGTGCCCGGGTTCACGCAACGCGCCGCTGGCCTTCGCGCTGCAGGACGCCGACCGGTCCGGCCGGATCCGGTTGCATGTGCGCATCGACGAGCGCACCGCGGGGTTTCTGGCCATCGGCCTGGCCATCGGGGCGGACGCGCCGGTGTGCATCGCGATGACGTCGGGCACCGCGGTGGCCAACCTGGGCCCGGCGGTGGTGGAGGCGAACTACGCCCGGGTGCCGCTGATCGTGCTATCGGCCAACCGGCCCTACGAACTGCTGGGCACCGGGGCCAACCAGACCATGGAGCAGCTGGGCTATTTCGGCACCCAGGTGCGCGCGACCATCAGCCTGGGCCTGGCCGAGGACAGGCCCAGCAGCATCGCCGCGCTCAACGCGACGTGGCGGTCGGCGACCTGCCGGGTGCTGGCCGCCGCGACGGGATCGCGCAGCGCCAACGCCGGCCCGGTGCAATTCGACATCCCGCTGCGGGAGCCGCTGGTGCCCGATCGTGAACCGCACGGGCCGGCGACCCCGGCGGGCCGTCCCGACGGAAAACCGTGGACCTACACCCCGCCGGTGACGTTCGACCAGCCGCTGGACATCGACCTGACGCCGGACACCGTCGTCATCGCAGGGCACGGCGCGGGCGTGCACCCGAACCTCGCGGAATTGCCGACCGTCGCCGAGCCCACCGCGCCGGCCCCGGTGTCCGGCGGCAACCCGCTACATCCCCTGGCGTTGCCGCTGCTTCGGCCCAAGCAGGTCATCATGCTGGGCCGGCCGACCCCTGCACCGTCCGGTGTCGGCGTTGCTGGCCGACGCCAAGGTGCCGGTTTTCGCGTTGACGACGGGACCGCGCTGGCCCGACGTATCCGGTAA
- the mgtA gene encoding GDP-mannose-dependent alpha-mannosyltransferase produces the protein MVGVRVAIVAESFLPQVNGVSNSVIRVLEHLRRTGHEALVIAPDNPPGEPRAERLHDGVRVHRTPSRMFPKVTTLPLGVPTVRMLRALRGFDPDVVHLASPALLGYGGLRAARRLGVPTVAVYQTDVPGFAASYGIPTATRAAWAWFRHLHGLADRTLAPSTPTMEVLAAQGFPRLHRWGRGVDLLRYAPSARDETLRRRWSPDGRPIVGFVGRLAPEKHVERLAALAADGGVRLVVVGDGVDRAKLQSLLPTAVFTGALYGDELAAAYASMDVFVHPGEHETFCQVVQEALASGLPVIAPDAGGPRDLIAPSRTGLLLPVEEFEARLPGAVAYLLADRPRYAQAARRSVLGRSWPVICDELLGHYEAVLSPAVRARTAVWRTRRA, from the coding sequence GTGGTTGGCGTGCGCGTTGCAATCGTCGCCGAATCGTTCCTCCCGCAGGTGAACGGTGTCAGCAACTCGGTGATCCGGGTGCTTGAGCATCTGCGGCGCACCGGTCACGAAGCATTGGTCATCGCGCCGGACAACCCACCGGGTGAGCCGCGGGCCGAACGCCTGCACGACGGTGTGCGGGTGCACCGCACGCCCTCGCGGATGTTCCCGAAGGTGACCACGCTACCGCTGGGCGTGCCCACTGTTCGCATGTTGCGGGCGCTGCGCGGCTTCGACCCCGACGTGGTGCACCTGGCTTCACCGGCGCTGCTCGGCTACGGCGGGCTGCGCGCCGCGCGCCGACTCGGCGTGCCGACGGTGGCCGTCTACCAAACCGACGTACCGGGTTTCGCCGCGAGCTACGGCATTCCGACGGCCACCCGGGCAGCCTGGGCGTGGTTCCGGCACCTGCACGGTCTGGCCGACCGCACGCTGGCGCCGTCCACCCCGACCATGGAAGTCCTTGCTGCGCAAGGCTTTCCACGGCTTCACCGGTGGGGCCGCGGGGTCGATCTGCTCCGTTATGCGCCGTCGGCCCGCGACGAGACGCTGCGACGGCGTTGGTCGCCGGACGGCAGGCCGATCGTCGGATTCGTCGGCCGGCTGGCCCCGGAGAAACACGTCGAGCGGTTGGCGGCGCTGGCGGCCGACGGCGGGGTCCGTCTGGTAGTGGTCGGCGACGGCGTGGACCGCGCCAAGCTTCAATCACTGCTGCCCACAGCGGTTTTCACCGGCGCACTCTACGGCGATGAACTCGCCGCGGCGTACGCCAGTATGGACGTCTTCGTGCACCCCGGCGAGCACGAGACGTTCTGTCAGGTCGTGCAGGAAGCGCTGGCGTCGGGGTTGCCGGTTATCGCCCCCGACGCCGGCGGCCCACGCGATCTCATCGCGCCGAGCCGCACCGGCCTGTTGCTGCCGGTCGAGGAGTTCGAAGCGCGGCTGCCGGGCGCGGTGGCCTATCTGCTGGCCGACCGGCCACGCTACGCGCAGGCGGCCCGGCGCAGCGTGCTCGGCCGCAGCTGGCCGGTCATCTGCGACGAGCTGCTCGGGCACTACGAGGCGGTGTTGTCACCTGCGGTGAGGGCACGCACCGCGGTGTGGCGCACCCGAAGGGCCTGA
- the menG gene encoding demethylmenaquinone methyltransferase gives MFDGVARRYDITNTVLSFGQDRYWRRATRSALRVKPGQRVLDLAAGTAVSTVELAKSGAWCVAADFSVGMLAAGSARNVPKVAGDATRLPFADEVFDAVTISFGLRNVVDFAAGLREMARVTRPGGRLVVCEFSTPTNGLFATTYKEYLMQALPRVARAVSSNPEAYVYLAESIRAWPDQAALAQQIALAGWSTVRWRNLTGGIVALHAAYKPLR, from the coding sequence ATGTTCGACGGTGTCGCGCGCCGCTACGACATCACCAACACCGTGCTCTCCTTCGGTCAGGACCGGTACTGGCGCCGGGCCACCCGGTCCGCGTTGCGCGTCAAGCCCGGCCAGCGGGTGCTGGATCTGGCTGCCGGCACGGCGGTGTCCACGGTCGAGTTGGCCAAGTCCGGGGCGTGGTGCGTGGCGGCCGACTTCTCGGTCGGCATGCTGGCCGCGGGCAGCGCCCGCAACGTGCCCAAGGTCGCCGGGGACGCCACCCGGCTGCCGTTCGCCGACGAGGTGTTCGACGCGGTCACCATCAGCTTCGGGTTGCGCAATGTGGTCGACTTTGCGGCCGGGCTGCGTGAGATGGCGCGGGTGACTCGTCCCGGGGGCCGGCTGGTGGTGTGCGAATTCTCCACTCCCACAAACGGGTTGTTCGCCACCACCTATAAGGAGTATCTGATGCAGGCGCTGCCGCGGGTGGCGCGGGCGGTGTCCAGCAACCCCGAAGCCTATGTCTACCTTGCCGAGTCGATCAGGGCGTGGCCCGACCAGGCGGCGCTGGCGCAACAGATCGCGCTGGCCGGTTGGTCGACGGTGCGCTGGCGAAACCTGACCGGCGGTATCGTCGCCCTGCACGCGGCCTACAAGCCGCTGCGCTGA
- a CDS encoding diacylglycerol O-acyltransferase, whose protein sequence is MRQLSSADWTMVSLDTSNAHNTVGIVGIYDPSTRNGEPVTYEEVLTYIQARLHVAESFRERLVHVPFGADRPWWIRDGDFDLEYHVRHIALPRPGSWRQLCTQIARIHARPLDLTRPPWELYLIDGLDGVDHLPEGAFAVFLRIHHAAIDGVAGAEILTAIHTHEPDGAPPPVPEGYHWEPDPIPSDAGLLSRAALHGITRPFDVLGRVRKVARQLPTLVLDNRDPDVTSPASLPKATRFNQIVSPHRVFGTAYTTLDVLKEIRTAMPEAKINDIGLAIVGGAIRRYLSDKGELPDEAMVAMMPISVRPTSTRASGGASSATSTATSGNEYSVSPITMATDEADPMQRLARIVTSTAHVKESDAHPVRSLIEMSEEALGGLMGTVQRAAVRALSRRGRAVAAHTLVSNVPGPLTPMYFCGAQMVDTTGLGPVLDGMGLNNGIGSYGNRVTFCFTADRAALPDPEVYEQCLSDAVDELLAAARARKSQ, encoded by the coding sequence ATGCGGCAGCTGTCCAGCGCTGACTGGACGATGGTGTCACTGGACACCTCGAATGCCCACAACACCGTCGGCATCGTCGGCATCTACGACCCCTCGACCCGCAATGGCGAGCCCGTCACCTACGAGGAGGTGCTCACCTACATCCAGGCCCGACTCCACGTCGCCGAGAGCTTCCGGGAACGGCTCGTGCACGTACCCTTCGGCGCCGACCGGCCCTGGTGGATCCGGGACGGCGACTTCGACCTCGAGTACCACGTGCGGCACATCGCGCTACCCCGGCCCGGGAGCTGGCGGCAGCTGTGCACGCAGATCGCTCGCATCCACGCCCGGCCCCTGGACCTCACCCGGCCGCCCTGGGAGCTGTACCTGATCGACGGCCTTGACGGCGTCGACCACCTACCGGAGGGCGCCTTCGCCGTGTTCCTTCGTATCCACCACGCCGCAATCGACGGTGTCGCCGGCGCCGAGATCCTCACCGCGATCCACACCCACGAACCCGACGGAGCGCCGCCGCCGGTGCCCGAGGGCTACCACTGGGAGCCCGACCCCATCCCCTCCGACGCCGGCCTGCTCAGCCGGGCCGCGCTGCACGGCATCACCCGGCCCTTCGATGTGCTGGGCCGAGTCCGCAAGGTCGCGCGCCAGCTGCCCACGCTGGTACTCGACAACCGCGACCCCGACGTCACGTCGCCCGCGTCGCTGCCCAAAGCGACCCGCTTCAACCAGATCGTCTCGCCCCACCGCGTCTTCGGCACCGCGTACACCACGCTGGACGTCCTCAAGGAGATCCGCACCGCAATGCCGGAGGCCAAGATCAACGACATCGGCCTGGCCATCGTCGGCGGGGCCATCCGGCGCTACCTCAGCGACAAAGGCGAGCTGCCCGACGAGGCGATGGTGGCGATGATGCCGATCTCGGTCCGGCCGACCAGCACCCGCGCCAGCGGCGGTGCGAGCTCGGCGACCAGCACAGCCACCAGCGGTAACGAGTACTCCGTGTCACCCATCACCATGGCGACCGACGAAGCCGACCCGATGCAGCGGCTGGCGCGCATCGTGACCTCGACCGCGCATGTGAAGGAGTCCGACGCCCATCCCGTCCGCTCGCTCATCGAGATGTCGGAGGAAGCCCTCGGCGGCCTGATGGGCACGGTGCAGCGGGCAGCGGTGCGCGCGCTCAGCCGGCGCGGACGCGCCGTAGCCGCCCACACCCTGGTCAGCAACGTCCCCGGACCGCTGACACCGATGTACTTCTGCGGCGCGCAGATGGTCGACACCACCGGTCTCGGCCCGGTGCTCGACGGGATGGGCCTCAACAACGGCATCGGCAGCTACGGAAACCGGGTGACCTTCTGCTTCACCGCCGACCGTGCCGCCCTGCCCGACCCCGAGGTTTACGAACAGTGCCTCAGCGACGCCGTGGACGAACTGCTCGCCGCCGCCCGCGCTCGCAAGAGTCAGTAG